The following nucleotide sequence is from Coffea eugenioides isolate CCC68of chromosome 10, Ceug_1.0, whole genome shotgun sequence.
GAAACTGAAACTGAAACTCAAATCCTGGAAATTGTACGAGGAGTCCAAGTAATTGGTCAAGGTATATTCCTTAATACTGTTCTATATAAATCCAGACAAACACTTGagcattttgaaaattttgaattcactGATATGCAGAAACACCTTATCTGCTTCACCCAATTTCTTGCATATTCTTGCCTTCTGTTCATCTGATATGTCATCTGCCTCAACAACTAAATCAAACAACTGGAAGAAGCATCACATCAGTATCTAACAAGTAAAAATAATTGGTGTAGATTTTGCTGCATGCAAATAAAATGGCACCTGAGATAGCATCTGAGAAACTGGATATCCTTCAGCTATTACATTCTTGACTTCCTTGTCTGCAAGGTCAAAATTACCACTTCTGCAAGCTGAATAGAGAGCCTGAACAACATCCTCAGGAATAACCTGAATATTTGCCAGACAAAAGGGTCAAGCATGTAGCAGGCACCATAGACCACAGTAGAGAACTCTGAACGAAGAAACAGTAATCCGATATTTCTCCAATCTAAATTCAATGATGAAGAGTACAGTAAGCAGGACTTTGATCAAATTGTCCTTCCTTTTTCCATCATTCTCCAAGGCCCTGCATGCTCTCTCTTTTTTGGGGTATTTGGGATGGGGTTAAACTCTACAGGATGTACCTTATAACCAGAATCACAATTTCCACAAGAAAATATCCTTCTCCGACATCAAGGAGACACAAAAGATCCTAAAAGCGTGTCATACAGATTATTGCAATAAAAATGCTAATTCTAGGCAAAATCTAAAGACAAGCATTACTAGACTAATCACAATAGCCCTTAGAGAGCAATTAAAATTTATAGGAAGCTTAATGGGGAAAAGAAGGCCCTTGAAAATTTAACCATGTGAAGGACAACTTCACATTTCCTATTTGGcacaacaaaaaagaaagaaagatctAAAATCAAGCCATCACTCAAGCTCATGCTGAACTTTGGCCATTTTGCAATAATGGCATGAAAGTTACATGTAACAAAGCTAACTCCATATAGGTGGAATCTTGTAAAGCAATTCAATTTCAAAGAAAATGGATAAAAGATTTTGACAAAGCAGTGCCTTGAAGTtttctttcaaattttggaGATCATATAGATGCTTGTTGAGCATGTTAAATAGTGGTATCAACATCTCCTATAACTTACTTCCAACCAGCTTACAATTCTCAACTTATAGGTTTTAAAGGCTAAGGTATTTTTTGGGCTGGTCTCTTGCAAAATCCAACTTACAGCTGGGTAGTTATTGTTTCTGGAGACTGTTAATAACATTAGGTTGACACCTCAAACTTTATTACATGCTTCTTTTGGACCATTTTCTAACACCACCCATTTCAAATGCTTAAAGATCAGATGATATTCTCATGTTCCTTGCCAAAGGCCCCAGAAAATTGGAAGTTAGAATCCCCTTTCTCCCTCCTGCATCAGTAAAGGCCAAAAGGACATTCCACAGCCTCCACCAAACCATCAGGACAGGCAATCACATGTACAAGACTACCAAACAATCATAATCGTATATCCATGATTTAACAACACATACTCAGTTGACAGGGTCTGCATATAAATAATgaatattaaaaattttaccTCCTAAGAAAAAGGTCAAGCAAACGTCAATGACAATCAATGTGTCTTTCATAGTACTCAATGTGTCTTGTCAAGGACAGAAGACAACTCTAACAAAGCTTTCAACCATGCATCTGAGAACAGAAGGGTACATATTGCCCTAGTACAATGCAGCACAAACTAAAGCGCACTAGACAACATGTGAAAGATAAGAGATGTAAGATTTATCAGGATTAGAAGGCCAAAAAGAAGACAGATTTTAGGATTAAAAGCCAGAACCAGATAAGTTAGATGACTCATGCACTGTAAAAATATGCAACATAAGAAATCAGCCTTAGCAGACGAAAAATTAGTTGTAGCCACTCAACAAGAAAACTAAAGAAATATTAAAGCCCTCAGACACATTAAAGTCTGAAACCATTCTCTGTTTCTTTTTCAAAGACGCTATTAGAACAAACACTTGACAAGTCTATAGTAACCAACTTACCCCAGAAACACTAATTAAGTCTCTGGATGAAATAGAAGATCCAAACAAGCGAGCAGCACTCTGCAAcaatccaaaacaaaagaacAAGCCCATTACAAATGGAAGCTGATTTCAGTAAAAACATGGCAGATATAAGCCATTGGCCAAAAGAATCACGATTATCACGATTGTAATCCCCATTAGGTAAGAAAGATGGAAAATCTCGAAAGAACATGAGAAAACCTTCAGTTAAAATAATGAAAGAAATATATTAATTATGAATAAAAAAACATATTCAGCAGGTGTAAAATACAAAATTGGAAAATGCtacatataatttttctaagtgCATGCAAGTAACTTTAAAGAagctaaaaaaaatagaaattgaaTAGTAAATGGTACTTCCATATACAAGGGCAGAATAGGAAGAACAGGAAAAGgctgaaaacaagaaaatttaggaaaagaaaaacatgtTTGAGCAGAACATACTGGTAtagcaaaataagaaaataagtAACACGTGCCCCAGGTTATGGGCTGATGCAATCTATTAATATGTTTGACCTTTTACAGTAACGGATCTCCACTTCCTCATCAGTGTGAAATCGCTCTATAGCAACCTCACATATCACCCACAAATTGAACTTCAAAAATGCACATTGATTTAGCAATCTAACAGTCTCAAAGTTTTCATTTGGGGCATTACTAGTTTTCTGGCACTGAGAATACGGCACTGCTGAGTACCAATGCATCCATACATGGTAATTCATGTTCATTGTTAAGAATGAACCCACCTGTAAGTATGTTATAGCCCTACGGAGATCTCCTTGTGATATAGAACTTAATGTTGCAAGAGCCTGCAGTCAGAACCAGTTCATAATTCAATAAGATAAATTCAAGGAAAATACAAGAATTTACTTTATGCATAAGCAGGGAAAGTTTATAAACAGCATTGCATGACTAAACCCTCACATCTGAATCAAGACTAAGGCCTTCCTCTTGGCAAATGTAAAGGATTCTGTTGCTCATAATATCTTCCGTTAGTGGCTTGAATCTGAACTTAGCGCATCTAGAAGCGAGTGGTTCAATAAtcctacaaaaaaaatatttttcaaatgaTTAATTACAGCCAAGAGACTGTACAGTTCATAGGCTACATATATTTAGGGAAAGCATTccttttccaacaataacatgCCAAATTCTTCACTTAATAGATCCACTCCTCCAGAAATTGATTTTTACAAGTTTTTCCATGGTAAACACTGATTTGAAGTATGCCAGTATGACAATTATTGAATTGTACCGCAAAATCATGATGAATAGAGGAAGCGTAAATAAAGCACAAAAAGTAAATCATCAAAATTTACAGTTTTCAATCTATGAGTATATTGGGTGCGCAACACACACACAGGGGAGGGGGGGAGAGAGTTAGAGAGAGAGTCTGACTGGCTGACTCATTGGGTGACTGAGAGATAGGGAGAAGAAAATTTGCAACAGTtgaatgaaaaatatttaaggGAAGTAACCTGCTGATGTAATtacaaatgaagaaaaatctTGTAACTTTTGAGTATGTTTCCATAGTACGTCGTAGGGCATTCTGCAAACAAAATGGTCTCTTGTGTCATATTACAACAGATCATAAGTAATCAACAAAAGCTAACATACTTGCCTGAGCATCTTCAGTCATTGAATCTGCCTCATCAAGGATTATGATCTTGTAAGGGGGACAAGGATAGCCTCTAAAGTACAGAACGCATTTAGTGGAAGACAACCAAATGAACATAAATACGCTTAGAGTAAATCGAGTCATAAGACAAATCAGATTAAAATACATACAAATGCAACagcaaagagaaaaagaaattatatgTACCCTTGACGACCAGAACCAACAGCAACTGCAGCAAAATCTTTTATTTTAGTTCGGACAACATTAATTCCACGGTCATCACTAGCATTTAGCTCCAATACTCTAGATTTATAGAGTTCAGGCCTGTGAATGAAGATGGTTGAGTTCAAAAAAAGACAGATGATAATTCAGGTCGTGATCATTTGGTACACAGAACCAACATTCTCAAGGAAACCAAGCTGGTTCAAGTTTTTTTGACTAAATGTATCATATCAATGTGCTAATCAGAGGATAGAAAAGGCATCTACAAGTTTTCAAATAAGGCGAAGGAATATCCCAGCAAAGACATAATTTGCCACATTTAAATTGGGAtcattaattagtttaacagcACATGGAACCTATTCTGCACAAAGAAAacttaaaaaggaaagaaggcCAAAACTTGACACTGTGGTTATGCTTCCATTGCATTTCATTGTAAACCATCCACAATATGCAAAGGATCAAAATACCTAATGACTTTATAGTAGATGGAAGAAAGGACATGTGCATTTCTAGAGAGGTGCATTTCTAGAGAGGTGCCTTTCCCCGGCCCCACTATCCCAACAGAGAAAAAAGGATAATACTTAAATTGCTACATTCACCACTGAACTCAGGTATAATTTGTAGAGGCAAATgtattatcatttttctcaaaaaacaACTAAATTCTCAAGTGTTAGAGCATTTCTAGTTATTCTACCCATGCgtgtgtcaactaccaatcttCATGCAAATACATGATTTACATGCTCATATGTTTATTGACAAGCTCAAAAGACACAGAGCAAAGTTAAAGCAGCACAAATACACGACAAGACAACTTCAATGAGCAATACACCGGGAGGCATGAACTCTCAACTTTTCCGGTCACTAAACATCACTTAGATTTTGGCATTTTCTTTTCATTCACTACTTAAAAGCCAATTGTTCTTAAAATCTAGATAAAACACAAATTACCTGCTAGTGTTGGACGCTTAGTTATTAATTTATTAACTACttaaatttctcttttctttcgtGATCATCCTACACTTACTCAAATAGATATtatgaaaaagatttttttttttttaccaccaTAAATATTAGATACAAGTTTGAAGCAGCTGAAGACTTTCAACAGACATATATTACACTCATAATTTAGCTGGTCCAACATTCTCTAAGTTCACATCAGTGAGATCATTAGCAGCTACACATATATTAGCCACGCGACTCCAAAATCTGAAAGCGAAGAAACTAACACGTCAAGAAGATCAACGGTATCACCATTagaaagaaatggaagaaaattaGATTTATATTATCTTCTTCATTTGTTACCATGGAAGAAAATTTCATACTTTTTTTCTGAAATTCAAGTCATTCACAATACATTTGCCTTGACTGATATAGTTTAAAACCAATCTCTCTCTCAATTTCTACAATTTCCTTGTTTCCACATTCAAATAGAATATCGCATAATTACAAGCAATTAAGCTGACAGAaaatcaaaatgaaatttttaaaaaggaccaaaaaaggaaaaattaaaaaaaaaaagggatttcAGCATGAGTAATTAGCTTCAAACCCGAAAAGTTGATGAGCAATGGCGAGGGCCGTGGTGGTTTTGCCAGTGCCGGGAGGTCCATAAAATAGCATATGAGGGCACtatattaaaaaattcaaaaaaaattacaatattATTTATGAAGCAACCAAAGAATATACTTTCAATCTAACCCTAAAAACAATGATAAAATGAAAAGGAATCAAA
It contains:
- the LOC113749503 gene encoding replication factor C subunit 2 isoform X2 is translated as MAPLLQTSQPWVEKYRPKQVKDVAHQDEVVRVLTNTLETANCPHMLFYGPPGTGKTTTALAIAHQLFGPELYKSRVLELNASDDRGINVVRTKIKDFAAVAVGSGRQGGYPCPPYKIIILDEADSMTEDAQNALRRTMETYSKVTRFFFICNYISRIIEPLASRCAKFRFKPLTEDIMSNRILYICQEEGLSLDSDALATLSSISQGDLRRAITYLQSAARLFGSSISSRDLISVSGVIPEDVVQALYSACRSGNFDLADKEVKNVIAEGYPVSQMLSQLFDLVVEADDISDEQKARICKKLGEADKMNICSCWMWPAKRCKHFVTCHKNYVMRVRYEN
- the LOC113749503 gene encoding replication factor C subunit 2 isoform X1, which gives rise to MAPLLQTSQPWVEKYRPKQVKDVAHQDEVVRVLTNTLETANCPHMLFYGPPGTGKTTTALAIAHQLFGPELYKSRVLELNASDDRGINVVRTKIKDFAAVAVGSGRQGGYPCPPYKIIILDEADSMTEDAQNALRRTMETYSKVTRFFFICNYISRIIEPLASRCAKFRFKPLTEDIMSNRILYICQEEGLSLDSDALATLSSISQGDLRRAITYLQSAARLFGSSISSRDLISVSGVIPEDVVQALYSACRSGNFDLADKEVKNVIAEGYPVSQMLSQLFDLVVEADDISDEQKARICKKLGEADKCLVDGADEYLQLLDVASKTMQALCNLPQELCYES